From Impatiens glandulifera chromosome 7, dImpGla2.1, whole genome shotgun sequence:
tcaaacaacgaaccgacttccaatacagGGGTCTGGAGGTGATGTGTCTATCGGGTCtatcgatggtgtacccattgatgatctttttgcactagatggtgtacccattgatgatcttatTGCACTGGATgatgtacccattgatgatcttcttgtagtagttggtgtacccattgatgatcttcttgcacttgttgGTATAGGTATTGATGCCTTTTCATCAGtattaacatgcaagtcctgagtaagtgggatgtgaggcaaagagttttctccggcttcattttgactttcaacaaagaattccgAGGGTACAACGGGTGGTACAATTTTttgagtaagttgtggtggtagtatactttcttgtgttgtgtatgtaagtagtggtattttttctttagtaaatgctGATTTCTCTACTACAgagacacacaatggtgacacggttcgacccaaaatcaagcgtgataaatatgtgtTCAAATTCCCATcataatcaataaaaacaggttttggatttctgatattcggaatatcatacttgacTTGCAGCACTAAATCGTATGTAGATTTCTGCACATTAAGTCTAGCGTAGAGTATATCAactaattcagcataacgagtactttgtGGTAAATCAAATGTATTGATTGAAGATGCATTAAAATACAGTATTCCATCAGAATcaagtttccactctccattatagaaaacgaaaacttcatctgcaataaaaaacatgatttgatttagaaacggataattaatacttcgcgaatcgctaggcTCTTAGCaaaacgggaaggccttcgcgaatcgctaggcacttagcgaaacgggaagggcttcgcgaatcgctaggcacttagcAAAACGGTAAggccttagcgaaacgggaagtaaaccCTGAACAACAATGATTCGAagaaaccaaacatcaataaacttgaagtatcataaagataaaataaacaTACCAAGTGGAATAGTGCTCatgctcgtcgtggagctcatcgTGGATTTCGACCCGTCGTCGACGAGATCGCCGCTAGAGTTTAGaaagaaggaggagaagagcgggaagagagagaaggagaagaaaagaaatgaaaaaaaataagggaggttatattaaatagtaagggtaatctggacatttcacacatttccacttcttgaaacgctaagtcccttcGCGTTTCACGAAAAGAGCaatttcatcaaaaaaaaataaaataaaagaccaCCACGAacgcaattaaaattatatttttccacCACCTCAAATAAGTCCATCTTTGAGGTCATTTACTCAAATTTCCCTTCATGAGAATGATGCTATCCTTTTATGTGCAAACTTTAATATGTTTATTGAGTAATAAATATCCTTATAATTTTGGTTAAACATTTTATGTGATGCAATTTATAATGCAGCCTAAAATTAGTACATGCCAATTTCAAtctattttacaaattaaaatatggtGTTTGAAGATACGAGGATTAGACTAATTGCGATTCGATTTTGGTAGTAAAAGTTTATATACTAATTAACCATTTAATATACTAATTAACCGTTTTTTGGTAATAAAGgtctaaaactaattttttagaCCTAATAGTCGCTATCTAATTTTCTctcaaaattagaaaaaataaacgCTATGTCCATATAcccattaaaaacaattttttactGTAAACATTTTGAATCATAAACCCTATTTTAGATGAATTATGATTTGACAATATaaaggattaaaataaatataaaatatttataaaaaatttgatcatttttataaatattttacttttatttaatccGTTTATATTGTCAAATCACAAtctatctaaaatattttatcttgaAAAGAACTAATGCATTGAACCTAAGGAAAATTACCAAATAATCTAAAGGaggttttaaaaatttatatatttaaaaattaaattatgatcaTAAATAAATCAATCCAGTGTTTATAGTCATTTatggacaaaataaatatagaaaaaacgTTTAAAATCAAGTCAAACAGGACCTAAaggaaacaaatatttttttaaaaaaaaatatattatttctaattattttagatttttataaaactattcAAAGCATTAAAATGcaaataattaaagaaacaaaactgaaaaaataaaaggaaGCAAACTAAGATTAAAGCTTAATGAGCCGGTTCATGGGTTTTGGTAAATCATACCAAAGCTCGTATTACATCGAATCAAACCCTGTCTTATACCCATTACAAATGTTCCTAACGAATGTGTTATCATGTTTCTTGGGTCGCCATCATTGAGTAGAAACTCAAGAATGTGTATCTCTATCTTAAACAATgattaaatctaaaattattattatttacagttttttaaaattaattttcaaaagtcaCAATTTAAAGTGCAAGTACGAGAATAGAATAATATTGAaacaaaaactataaaaaaagttcgaattatttacaatataaatgaaataataatatttttgatttgtaATCATTACACAACCAACCAATCAACTTGATTCATTAGATTTATTTGTACAGGggttcaattatataaatatttttgttatattttcttCACTCCATCtacttaactttttttattagtcATTGAAAAATGAATCTTTTAAAACTGATTAAATTGATGTaataatttagaagaaaaataaagatgCTAATGAATCATGTAATGAACAGAAGGAAAAAAGTTAAGAAATGTATCGTACCAATTCAATATCTGCAGCTAGAGAAGATttggtataatttatttatttataagaaataaaatttctaaagCCAATGTCTTAAACCAATTATATAAGAAACCAAGATAAGataatttagaatattaaaGAGTCTgttttcaacctcatttttCTCACAATTAaatcttgaaaataaaatgaaaaatatgattataaatTTGATGTCTTAGCTATCATTTGATaagttttcataaataaaaaaaattagttttggtattttaaaataataaagacaaAACTTAATTGCAAAACTGAACTATGGGAATGTATAATTCTGCATTCTAAGAATTATAAGAGAGTAACCCAATTTGTTGCTGtgtgaataatatatttaaaaaagtctTAATATGTAGTTGTTCTGATCACAGCTCAATTTTTATTGGGAGGATTCGATTTGAACAAGtctcttttcaaattttagaaGAAGTGGTTAatttatgatgtttttttttttaaaacgacaGATTCTGCAATGCATTTAGAGTGTGATTAATCCCTTTGGGTTAAGGATATAGCCCGCAAATAGGGTTGTGCAAAAAAAACAGAAAACCGATAACCTAACCGAACGGATAGCTTACcggttttattttattggttTATTAGTAGCCGGTTCAGTTTTCGATTGAAttattcactagtaaaaaaaggccTTTTAGCAAGTAAACATAGCGATTGGTTAAAGGTCATCGCTATTATCAATGTAGTGACAATTGAGTTTAAATCCAATCGCTACTACATTGTTAATAGCGATTGATCTAAAAATCAATCGGTACTACCTTGACGGTACTACCTTGACataaacctaacaaaaaaaataggcGCCATGTTTTACCAtcttattgaaatattttatcgcCTTTTTTAAGTTTTAGTAGTGATTGGATAAGTGACCAATCGTTATACCCTTAACATAGTAGTGATTAATGTGGGAACTAATCGCTATTGCCTCGTTAAAATACCTTCTCCCTTCCTTCAATCTCCTCGATTCTCTCTTCCACCAATTTTCGTCCAATCCCGATTAAAAAGCCATTATCTTCTCTTTTCCAAATGGAGTCGGTGAAGTGCTTCATAAAACTCCTCACAACAGGCTTCTTCAAGTCGTCTTAGTTCATCCTcaggtattattattaattctacCAGAAATTCATAATGCATATATGCAACTTCGATTTGTTACTTTTTAGATATCTTTCGTGCTTGTTGTTGTTCTTGGCAGATACCTGGTAATACTGGATGCATAGTCAGAACCTGTGCTGCATCAGCTGTTGGACTTCATCTAGTTGGGGTAAGAAGATATGCAAGAATTGATGAAGTTAATTTCTATGCTTCTAATTTATAGCCATTAGGGTTTCAAGTGGATGACACAAAGCTAAAACGTGCTGGATTAGATTACTGGCCATATCCTTTGAAATTTCTTCAACgtatcttaaaaaaatacactaaagaagaagaagaaagaaagttCTCCTTTAACAGATGGAATGTATCTAAATTAGCTATGTAGTTGTTAAGGTACACAATTCGTGGGCAGACTTCAGAAATTTCTTCATTCACCAGGTTCTTCTTGGTTCCCCAACCTTGGTAGTAGATTTGAAGATCGAaataaatatgttgttaattgtGTTTGTGTAGAAAGGAGATAAgtttaatatgtattttgatCAATTCCCTAGTTAAATCCTATCACATCGTCTTACAACACCGTTCTCCCAATCTTCGATGGCGTTGAGCTCGCAAAGCACAAGGCTCAAGAAATTGCTAATCGCCTCTACAACAACGTCGACCAGAATCGTCCTAGGGTTGAGAATGGCGTCGGCTTAGATTCAATGGATGGTAAGGGTTTatgctgctttcttgtttaAATTTTGTATCTGTTACAcctttttttattgtgttttttctttaaGATAATTTCCAATGTCTTGTGCAATTGATTAAGTTGTTTGATCAATTAAACTTATGTTCTGTAATGATCATTTTCAGTATTTTAATGTTCTTGTTCAAGGTCTGACCAACTGTAATGATCTTGGGCTGCTCAAGATCATCACACAATAAAACCATGTTAACATGCTTTCGTCAGCTCGTTCATGGTTTGAGTTGTTCTCATTTATTCTGCATCTGACTTATGAATCTTATTCAAATGAagtagaaatttatatattatattgggTCTTCTTCTGTTATTCTTATGAAAATGCTTATTGTTTTCCTACAATCTAGCACAGGAGGCATCTAACTGAAAAATTTAGAACATGTGACATGTAAACATAACAGGGATATGTTTTGTACAGCCTATTAAATATATCACTTTCAGATATTTCCATAAAACTATATGTCTACTTTTGACCAGTTtctaatttttcataatattttaatttacagcGGTGGCAGTTTTGGTGGCACAAATCAAAGCGAGTTGGAAGCTTTTACTTCCTATGCTCTGGCGTTATCTAACAATTTTATGGCTCTTGTGGATACATATGATGTAAGTAGCACTATGAATCAGGCTCCTATAACCTTGTATCTATCAATTGTCGAAATTTCAGATTTCTAGAACCTTCAATATGTTTTCATAAATTACTGGGAAGTAATCTTATAAAACTACTTACTATATagcaaacaaataaaaacattttatgtgTTTGAAATTGTCTATTTCTAGATACCTTTTCATAAATTGCTGGGAGTTAATCCCTTAGAACTACTTAAATATACAGGCACTGCATTTTCTAGTTAATTAGGTAAAATAGCCCATAACACTCTGTTTTGTTACTGGGATGATATTGATATGCAATTTTTAAGCTATAAGCATTAGATTAGACTCTAGTCACTTGGCTTATTTGTCATTTGAGGTCCACAAGTTATTGGAATCAAATTCTGCTTTTCTGAACTTGTAAATACTAATAGTTTTTCTGCTTGTATtcattttaagaataatttatcCATAGATTATGTAACAGTCATGAATTTCTCAGAAATTATCTCCTGTTTCTAAATATGCTTAAACAACACTCTGTTATTTCTTGGTTTAGATTCCATTTACCTCATATAATGACATGTATATTTGCTTGATCAATTTGGCAGGATAGGAAACTTTAAGATGTTTGGCTCTGGCTTTAAAAAGGATGCCAATGGGTCAACAAACTTTGTCCTTCGCAGATGAAAGCAACCTGATATTTATTGGCTTGGTACATTTTCTTTTCCATGTACTATGCTTGTGTTCCAACCATTGAGCAATCTACAAATTTGTGATATGTCACAAAGTGTTAATAGCTTGTAGGTGAGACAATTAGTGAACTTAAATCATAAGTGAAAAACTCtgaacaaaatatgaaatattaaagttATACTATGTTTTGATTAGTTGAGGTggtcataaaaaaaatactatgttTTGAAAATGTTTGAGGATGAAGCAAAAATTGTATggtaaatttgattaattaataagattttattgtTTGTGTATGTGGTAGTAGGTAAAATGTATGTATAAAAGTCTTTCTtgctaatgaaataaaattataattatttttttgttaaaggaAATGGCAATTGGTTAATAAACCAATCGCCACAGGCCTATAACGATTGGTTATATACCAATCGCCGTTGCCAATTAAGGCAAAAACGAGAAAACTTATTCCGATTGAGAGCGATTGATATatgaccaatcgctataggcctatagcgattggtttgGAGGTTAATAGCGATTGGTTTACTAATGCTATATggtctttttttactagtgattttTCTAACGATTTAATAGGTAAAccagtaataatttaattatatatttattttagttattttttaaataatagatatataataaataatatttaataatatatattatttattttcaattttaaattataaattttatagaattgtttaaaaaaaatctaatttatataattatttgtttaaaaattgagacttt
This genomic window contains:
- the LOC124909564 gene encoding uncharacterized protein LOC124909564 — translated: MKVNPLQKFEDELLDKVKEWLDDPKTNDVKKDVATCEVGNDMFVRVLTRLTWLEDTVSRAIHYSLLMSSRVLHKTPHNRLLQVVLVHPQIPGNTGCIVRTCAASAVGLHLVGPLGFQVDDTKLKRAGLDYWPYVVVKVHNSWADFRNFFIHQVLLGSPTLVVDLKIEINMLLIVFV